A region of the Methanobacteriaceae archaeon genome:
TTAAATTATCATCACCAATAGCTCCAATTACGTCAGGAAGTGCTTCACGTACCATATCTTCTGTGACTTCGCAAATTTCTAAATCCAAGTTTAAGAATTTTGATGCATATATTGCTGCTTCAACATCTTTAGATCCTTCAACACCTACTGCATAGAGTTTAATTTTCAAAGGAGTGTTTTCAGAAATTTCTTTTAACAATAATGCTAAATATGAGCTGTCAATTCCTCCAGAAAATATCACACCAACCTCATATAATCCATCTACTCTTTTAATAATGCTTAATCTTAACATTTTATCGATTTTTGAAACGTCCCCATCAAAGACTTTTTCATATATTGGCTGTGTTGGTGCTACATCCTGCCAGTTGTAAAGGATATGTTCTGGTTTTAATGTATTAATGTCAGTTATACCAATTTCTTTTAATGCTTGTCTTGTTGAAGCAAATCCTTTAATTTCCCCATTTTCACCATAAAATAATGGCTTAACTCCTAACTGGTCACGTGAAATAGCTAAATTTTGCCCATCCCATATAGCAAAAGCATAATCACCGTCAATTAATCTAATTGCTGCTTGTGTTGCATTTAATAAATCCAATTTATTGTAAAATTCAATTAAATGCAATAATGCTTCACTATCTGAGGTTATTTGATCTTCAACACCTACTTTTTTTAAGAAATTTCTAATGGTATGGAAGTTATATATTTCTCCATTAAAGACTAAAACAAGATTATCTTTAGTAATTGGCTGAGATTTTGATGAACGGTCATTTGAATCATAAATTGAAAGTAAATTATGACCAAATGCAATTTTGTAATCATTATCATCTGCAAATTCATCTAAATTAATATCATTATAACATTTATCTAAATATATGCCTGAAGAATCAGGTCCTCTGTTTTTAGATGATTTTAACATTTTCACTATATCTTGTGCATTTACATTTCCTTGTAGACCTACTATTGAACACATGTTATCCAAAAATTCCTATATATTATTATATATTATTAATTAGAGTGTCTTATTAATTAAAATTTAAGGTTAAAAAAAGCAAAAAATCTACAATAGAAAAAATTATATAAAAAAAGAGAAGATTGAGCTTTAAATAAGCTAAT
Encoded here:
- a CDS encoding asparagine synthetase B translates to MCSIVGLQGNVNAQDIVKMLKSSKNRGPDSSGIYLDKCYNDINLDEFADDNDYKIAFGHNLLSIYDSNDRSSKSQPITKDNLVLVFNGEIYNFHTIRNFLKKVGVEDQITSDSEALLHLIEFYNKLDLLNATQAAIRLIDGDYAFAIWDGQNLAISRDQLGVKPLFYGENGEIKGFASTRQALKEIGITDINTLKPEHILYNWQDVAPTQPIYEKVFDGDVSKIDKMLRLSIIKRVDGLYEVGVIFSGGIDSSYLALLLKEISENTPLKIKLYAVGVEGSKDVEAAIYASKFLNLDLEICEVTEDMVREALPDVIGAIGDDNLMKVGVGLTTYFATKMVARDGIKVAISGQGADELFGGYKRYLQSFIDGTLNYELRDDISNMYHVNLERDDACSMLNGVELRLPFLDKTLVELVLNIPDNKKIVSMHDDMRKSILRKLAFEEGLDYEIAYRPKKAAQYGTGIDKILRKKVIKDTDISKFV